The Larimichthys crocea isolate SSNF chromosome I, L_crocea_2.0, whole genome shotgun sequence genomic interval TCTATCACAAGTTGAAGTGTCTGTCTTCACTGATNNNNNNNNNNNNNNNNNNNNNNNNNNNNNNNNNNNNNNNNNNNNNNNNNNNNNNNNNNNNNNNNNNNNNNNNNNNNNNNNNNNNNNNNNNNNNNNNNNNNNNNNNNNNNNNNNNNNNNATTTTTTTTAGAGGAACTGAAGTGGATGTTGCAGCACGAGGCCCAGGGTCTCCTCATCTCATGcacaaccacacaaacaggTATTACAGCTTGCTGTTAGATTTGTGCAacactcttctctctccattgtgtgtgtgttgtgtgtgtgtgttgtgtgtgtgtgtgggtgtgtgtgtgtgtgtgttgtgtgtgtgtgtgtactatgtAAGTAGTGGCTTGCATGCTGCAGTATCCACACCTCTCCTCTATTTCTTCAGACATAATTACTTCGTTTTTTTCAACTAGGATGCAAATCTGGTTAAGTAGTTGTacttctcgtgtgtgtgtgtgtgtgtgtgtgtgtgtgtgtgtgtgtgtgtgtgtgtgttcctacacTATTTCCAAGAAACTCTTCTGATGACATCTTACTGACACAACCAGCTGTGCCTCCTCACTGTTGAACAGAATGTGCAAATACAAATCATCTGAAGTTTCTTTATGATGTTTGAGGAGGAAGAGACACTGAAGCTTCATGCTGCAACATTCACTTCAACAGAGTTATAtaggacacacactcacaccacaccacacacacactctcatcttgaagtatgagctacACTGGGCCACTTTTCACTTCAGTATATTTTCTAAGTCAACTTCTCTAAACCATCCAGGTCTGTTCTTACCAAGGTGTGCTGATTGACTCACTCATCGATCAGACATTTGTCATTAACAGACGCCTACACTGCTATAATAAGGGCGGGTGTTGAGCCGTGTGCAGAACTGGAGAGATGCCGccttaaaaaaaagctgcagagaagaagagtgcTGCACAAATCTAAAAGCAGCTCTCGACTGGGTGAAGAAAGAGCAGCATGTAAACAAGTTTCATACCTGACAAATCATCTTAATTCAAACACGTCATGATCTGAATCTGATTCTATGATAGTGATGAAGTTTTTTTACATTCCTCAAATATAAAACTAATGTAAGTTTCTCTGACCTCAGAGAAGAGCAGAGCCACATGGTCTGATGGACGATAAGAGCTGACATACAAACGGATGCTGTGGGTTTCATTTCTGCAGAACTGTGGCTGTTAAAGCTGCCTGATAGTTTCTGTAGTCAGAGTCTTTCTCAACACTGACATGTTATCAGCTCATTAAGTTGTTAATGAGAACACGTTCTGATGACCTGTTATCAGCATTTATGAGCACCTGACAAACATGAACTCAGGTGTGACTTCTTAGGAAGCAAAGCTCACACAGGGTCAGACATCAGAGAAACAGTTCATCTGATCTGAGTCCACTATATTCTGTTGATCAGAGCATCAGAGAGTCACAGCTCATCAAGAGTTTCTCGGAAACAGAGGAGCGTCTGCAGGATGGACACCGTGCACGCGCACGCACACCTGCAGCAGCGATGACGTCACATCATCATGTCGCACTATAAAGCAGCTCGAGGTGTGGCAGCTCCTGACTGAATCGATCATCGGGCTGTAACGCAGAAGATGCTGTTAATCGATGAATCAGTATTGGATGTGTGCTAATATTAGGATGCATCACACTGTGCTGATGATCTTAATGTGACAGCTGCAGGTGTTATCTACCTGTCCAACCTGTTTCCAGAGCCCTGCACACATTTGAAATCAATCAAAGTACAGTTGAGTTCAGAGAGATGATGAGTTTACTGACCGGCTGGATCAGCGGACGTTGTTCCAGAGCAGCtcaggagacagagacacacgaGAGGAAGAAGCTCCATGTGTGAACAAGTCCTCTGAGGATGAACCCATCAGCACACTTCTTAGAGGGAGGAGGACACAGCGGACCCATCCCGACACACACACCGCTCTGTCACACACTGTTCCATTCACACACTTTATACAAGGTGCAACCACAGCATCACTTCCGGTGCTGAGCCTCTCAAAGTAAAGGCatcatctgcacacacactaactgtGACTCATCAACTCTGCAGAAAAACATCCTcagatgactgactgacttcatCTTTACACTGACATTAAagctgtgtatatatatacatatcatCTAATGTACCTCTATtcaaaaaaaactatttataaaacatttgattattattaatatcttaaagctaaacaacaacaacatggaaacaaagaaagtttaaagcaacattacagaTTTTTTAGTCACGtgttgcctccagtttcagagtgtgtgtgctaaatatgttcagctgtacacatgtgtttgtttctgattacattacttctgattaCAAACTGTTCGTCAGCACAGATCAGTATTaggtgatgtgatgtgatgtcagcCTCCTCCTGATACACTTgtatcacagacacacacctttGGGAGCAGTTACACCTGCAGGTGTTTTTCCAGTCCTTTCCCTCCCTGGGGTTTCTGTCTGAGCGGTGCCTGTATCTGCTGTCATCATAACTGCAGATGTGGATGGTGGAATAATTAGGactttattcaaagaaacaagTGAGTTTGAGAAACATCTTCTGATCCAAAAAACCTCTGATTCCTAATCCCTTTTTACCCACAGACAAAGAAACTAACGCTCTGTGAATGCCCCGTTATGGAACCAGCATCTGTTGTTGTCTTTCATAGCTGACTTTGCCACATCTGTCTTTATCAAATAAGGACACAAGACCTTCCActcagagagagaacaacaggTCAGCAAGACCCATCAGGACCTGACGAGGATCAGCCATAATTTGTAGGCTGCAGTGAGTTTATGTCAGTCCAGATGTTTTCTGCCTGTTGAATGATTTAACTGTTGTCTTTTGTTCAGCTGCTTGACAAAACTGCAATTCAAAGCGTATATGCCGTTCAtcttttcacattattatagaatagaatagaatgcctTTTTGTCATTATACAAGTACAATGAGATTACAAGCCTCCCCATagtgtgcacacataaataaacagtagagacatgcacaacaaaaccaccacaacaacTACCACTAtaccactatatatatattatatatatatatatatatatatataccactaTAGCAAAAACTACTAAGTACAAGAATTAACATAGACTGTACAATTACTAATATGAGCTACTGTCTGTAAAAAGTTGCATAGCAGGTATGACAATAAAGTGACTGGTGGACTGACAGCATAAATAGGTGGAGGTATTAAGgcattataatttatatttgcagataacagtaaaacagataaagtgcagATAGCCGTGACATAATGGTGCAAAGGTTACATGAAGATTAAAGTAATAATGATAACGACAGTATGCGGAGCATACTGCGTATTACCATTATTATAGAGACTTTTTCAGgctgcacaaagacacataaacaccattcccacagcagaacaaacaccCTTTCACACAGATGTAGCATGGGAGCCAAGTTTTGTTTGACAAGTGAGCTTTCACACTGTAACTCATTTCAGTGTCATGTCAGATCATTTGCTGCTTCCTCTTCTACTCACTCCACACAGATCGTGTTTCTGGATCAAACTAGTTTTGTCAGTTGGCAGAAATCTTTGTTCAACAGTCACATGTATGCACATTTAACCTGTCCAGGTGTGAGCTCACAAACAGCTGAAGGGAATtcaaacagacagcagaacGACAGTGTGATGTGTAAACAGATACCATCACATTACTTAAGATATTAAGTAATATCTTAAGAAATGAGGCAATAATAACGACTAATGCGTTCTGTATGTATGCATAGATTGTTTTTTTGATGAGAGATCttctgaacctgaacctgaagtcAGCAGTGACCGGACCAAGAGCCTGGTGTGGCCCGCCGTGGCATCTTTGGACCCGTCACCATCCCAGATAAGATCACACGTAAACCTGCTCGGGTAGTGAAGAGAACATACACActttaacatacacacacacacatcacaaactTTCATGGACTCAAGGAAgcagctttattttctttaaattctgctGAGGGACGGttttgaaatttttatttttgggccATTATCGAGCGCTGTGCACTCAAGGAGTGTAAATGATTGTTTAtgatttgtatatatattattatacatattaaCTGACctgttttgtgttctttgttctCTGCTGACCTTTTATTACTTGAGGCTCCGTAGTCGTACCTAGAGTTCTGATATTGCCCAGTTTTAAGTCGTAATTAACTAAATTAGTTATCGGTTCCACTTACCTGGAGACACCGGTTACATAACATTCAGCGTGAGCCACTTTACTAATCACACTGAATCCTCTTAAAGTGAGCTGAGTGACTGaggactgtgtgtctgtgtgacatgCACGTTGATGTTTGTTTCCCACAGTGAGGGTAGTTAAGTTCCTAATAGTCCATTCAGAGTTCAGAATATGCCATTGCTTGTATAATGGGTGTTATTAATGCCTTCCTCAGggtttgtttctgtccaccgTCATGTGACACGACACCAAAGAACTGCTGAAAGCTGaactttgtgctgctgcctcaCCAGCGATGGAAATTTACTGGTTTACACTGAATCCTCTTAAGTGAGCTGAGTGACATGGAGGACTGTGTGTATTGCACGTTGACGTTTCTTAAAACTTTCCATCCACAGCGAGGGTCGTGTTACCAGAGGAGTGGTGGTGCGTAAGGTGTGAGCGGCAGGTAAGTTTTGAAAACACCTGTACAGGTGTAGGTTAGAGTGTGCGTGTTCCCAGGGGACGGCGTCTCCCGACCACGGTCTGGCAGCCGAACAGACAAAGGTTCACTTTATTGAACTTGAAATGTTCGAGCTGACGGACGTTCAGTTCAGGGTCTCTGCCGGACAACATGCAGCTCTCGGCTCTGttcttgtgtctctgtctgctgcctcaAACACTTGGAGAAGGTAAGaaaaaatactataaataataataataattatcggtttttttaaacatgttttttgcttttaataatCTTGAAGAATTTGAAGTTAGAGTTACTAAATGGAATATTACTGTCCGTCTTAGTATGTGCTGCTGTGCTTTTATCAAGGTCTCAGGTGTAGGTTGGAAgtaacagacctttttcacagcagccactttgGCATGAGTAGTAGGGTGAACTCAGGTGTtatcaatgatactaattaagttTGGTtaattcaggtgtgtgtgtgttgctgtccgTGGTGCATGTTGGCACAGTGGAAGtcactgctgcactaaatggaactgagcctTACACCTGAGCTGGTCCTACTGTGTCATGTCAAACAGCTGCTGGGAAAAAGTTCACTTGTAGCTGTGGGGCTGAAGATGTGGCTCTGGTCGTGTGCGGTGTGGTCCAATATGTGCTTGCTTTTATACCCACAGGGAAACCCAAACAAACATTCTGTCCTTTTAAGGAATTGTTGTCTTTCATGATTTACTTTGCCACATCTGTTGAACCTCTCAGAGAGAGATGGCAAAAAGTTCGGCAGAACCTTCTGCCCAAGAGAGGTTCAGTCTTCACTCAGAGAGAGGTCATTGCCTTCTGCTGATGTTATAGACATGTGGTTCATTAGAAGATACTTGCCTAGTCATGGGATGTTATCTTGACCATTCCTAGGTCAGAGGTTATTAGTCTGCTGCTAGATGTTTAGATGAAACAAAGACTTCTTTAGATGCATTGATAAGgagtcaggtcaaaggttaagcaTTCAGGTGGTCTTTCCTGGGAAATGAATTTCTTTTGTCTATCTGTTCCTTTGACTTAAGTGacttcattgtatgttttgCCGTGAGCAATTTTAATTGTATGTCATGGGGGGCACAAACTACCTATATAAGGGCTTGTCCTACATAGGtcgggagagtctctcatcattcggccaggagctctccaagtaacgttttacttgctacgatgctgaacttgttgtaataaacttgtcatgcaactaagacggtgtcggcagactttctcttcaaacatcttcaactgcatcatcACTGAAtatactacacacacatgcacattcaacTTTAACCTTAGGAGAGACCAATGAAATACTACAAAATGCTTATAAGGAAATATACCACACACGAAAAGTTAGCTGATCTATCACAAGTTGAAGTGTCTGTCTTCACTGatacatgtttttatctttcagaGAGAGTGGTCGTGGAAGAAGGCAGTGATGTGATTTTACCCTGTTCCCTCAATGGCAACATTGAGTCTGAGCTGTTTGAATGGAAGAAAGGACGGATGGAGGTGTTCTCATATGATGCAGGGattcatcacaacaacaaccacacagGTCAAGACGGATGGTTCATAGGTCGCGTCTCACATTTTCAAGAAGAACTGAGACACGGCAACGCCTCCGTAAAGATCAACAGGATAAGGAAAGTTGACAGCGGAGACTACACCTGTGATTTTCCACGTCTTCAGTCGATCAGAGCAGTCAGCATTACGCTCTATGTTTTGAGCGCTTTGCTCATTTACCCAGGTGATTGGTTTATGAGTCCcgcaataaaaaacacattacagccTACATACATTCAAACTGTTTCAGAGTCAGATTGTCATTCTGGAGGCTGCAGTTTGTAGCACTTTCATTGTGTGTTGAGATACTGAAAGTTGTTACTAATATTTAGTCTACACTCAGTGAAATCTTTTATAACCTTCTCTTTGATACCAAGACACAATTTCAACAaatttctcatctgttgttcacAGATCCAGAACCAGAAATGTTTGCCTTTGCACAGGAAACGTGTATGGCTAAAGGCGTTAGAGATTTTTCAGTAACACAGGAGGACAGCGATGGAAAACCACTTCCTGTTGATGAGCATCAAACCTTAGATGGATATCGTGTAAACATCACAATCAACACGACTGTGTACGGCCACTTCCACTGTGTGATCATGCAGAAGCTCATCGACCCTGTGATTTCTGCTCAGATCTATGTGCATAGCCATGGTGAGTGATATTtcaagtagtagtaataatgacaattGTATTTGCAGTGACAGGCATCAAGCAggtccacagcagcaggctcaaCTTAAGAGTTTAATTTGGCTTGATTGATAAATGTAATtgggtgtcatctgcataacaatgaaagttaatggagtgattcctaatcATTTTCCATAAAGGAAACAtatagaagtggtccaagcacagaaccttgtggaactctgTGACTGACTCAAGACAAGTACAGTGAGGGGTCCTATATCTGTGTGACAATGGGAATGTGTATAAAAGAAAGTTGATTATTGAGAGTTGTGGAGAACGGGTTGAAAGTCGGAGTATATTGGTTGTTTGATTTGGATTGTGATTATTGgtaaagtataaatataatacagGCACTGAAGAACCgtcaggctacattcatgattttattgaaATGATAAAAGTCACAGTCGTGAGAGTTTGCAGCCCCTCAGCGagtcagtcaacttaacacCGTATAACGTGAGGTGCGAGCAACAGAGCGATTATGTCAGCTGCCGACGAAAAAGGAAGTGTcaatattatattgcatttataATTAgacctgtgttgaaaaaatcgtttttccgattctgaatcgatttgcagtgaactttaaccccactagtcgcgtcattgaattgaaacaggcatgcaccgtgtttaaactacactacGGCTACATttgggttacatttgcaaagatatgcgcccgtattacaTTGTTAAACACGGGGGCTTCAGGCGAAtgaaaaaatggttttaataacacaaacGCGAATCGAGATCGGATtggattatgataatcgattctcagtcttgagaatcggaatcgtatcgattcttggaatttgaatcgatacccagccctattTATAATGCTGAAATTCTCCTTTATCATTTGTCGTTTATACTTTGTTCACAGACGACACTATTGCCTGGATAGACAGTCCAACGAATATATCGGCACGTCTGCAGTGTGAAACTAATGGCCCTGCACAACTTGAAGTAAAGTGGCAGGACAGTGCTGGAAACATCCTTCCTGCTGAGGAGCACCGGGTCTCAGAACGACCAGGCCGTGAATACATTACTCTCAACACGACTGTGAACAACACCGGCCACTTCCTCTGTGTAGTCaaggaaaacaacagcaacTACGTGAATTTTGCTGACATCGGCATGTATATTGATGGTTGGTAGcgtatttttattttccaaacatttcagtgtgttcagaTTGAACACAAAGTGAATGAGCATGTATCAGTACACGTGCTGCAGTGTTCTGGATCAACTGCAAAGTCCTGACAGACTTTTTGGGGCAGCCTGATAACTCAGAGTTGCAGTAATCCAATCTAGAAgcaacaaatgcatggactagcTTTCTGCATGTTTTGAGACAGGATGTGCCTGAGCTGTTACAAAGGTGctttatgtggatgttaaaggacATATCCTCACACATTTCTAATGCTCTAATTGTCCTTCATCATCTGTTGTTTATACTTTATTCACAGGGGCAGCTCCAACGCCGCGTGTCAGGATACTTGAACAAGGAGTTGTCTGGACATGGCTGCAGTGTGAAGCTCATGGCGTTCCAGATCTTGAAGTTCATTGGCAGGACAGTGATGGAAACAAACTTCCTGCTGAGGAGCCACAGGTCACAAAGAGAGGAGGTCGTTTATACATCACTCTCGACATGACTGTGATCAAGCGGGGCTGCTTCTCCTGTGTAGCCACACAGAAGTACATCAACCATAGGATTTCTTCTGCCTGCCATGTTTCTTTTGGCTGTGagtggtttgtgtgtgcatgtgtgtgtgcatatataatgttttatctttcaaacatttgaatgtgttcaGACTAACTGACAGTGAATGAGCTCGGGGCGGTGCAGATTAGAATAAAGTACAGAGAGAAGAAGGTGAGTGTGGTCTGgcaatatataaaatactgcCTGGCAACCAGTTAATACTAACCAGTTATTCTGATTcagtaaatattttacaaaagcCCAGGAAGATATTTAGAAATTAGTCACAACTTGACCCTTTAATGACAGTTAATCAGTTCATGTCACACTTTAGTGCTGcaggggaaaagaagaaaacggTGTAACGACAAATTAACGTAAAATGGCAAAAgaatttctaatattttatgCATGATTTTACAAACATCCAGCACAGGATCAAAATAACGAGTAACCATCAATGTGTGATAAATGCTGTGGAGTCAAAAGTACAAGTTCCTCTAAACTGTTGAGCTGCATGTGTAATATTTTCCTTTAACAAAGCTCATGAATACGAGCTGTAACAACAAGCATCATAAAATAAAGGTGTGATGACAGAACGTGATCCAGAGTCCGTCACAGCCTCGACTCAGCGTGTACAGGACCTGGGCTGCACATTTGCAGATCTCAGGCACAGCAGGAGTTTAGCACAAGTCACATGTAAAGAGCctgaagtggaggtggaggacggGGATTCAAACCTTCTTCCTGCTGATGAGCAGCACGTCTCAGAAACAGGACGATGCTACAACATCACCCTCCTCACTACTGCGACCAAAAGCACAAGCAAAGCTCTCAGCTGTGCAGCCGAGCAGGAGGAAAGTGTCTGTAAGATCAGAGCTAACATCACTGTTCCTGCTGAGATTCATCCCAGTGGTGTTTTTATCTGCTAACAAGTTCAGATTTCAGGAGCAGGAACACCTTTAGTTCTTCTTTGTGTCAGCTCTGATGTTCAGTCTGCTCTGTATGATCTGCACTTACATTCTGAGTGTCACATtcacttttctcttctgtttcaggGAAAACTATATTATTTGTTATACTATTTCCTCCAGTCCTTCTTGTTAACATCCTTCTCGGTTACATTGTATGGAGTATGAAGATAAACTTTGGACGTAAGTTTAAATCATGTCTTGTATGAATTTATACACTCTGcactgtgtaaatataaactCTGCAGCCTTACAGGAGATGTTTGTGAAGCTTGATCAGTTATTGTTtagagcaggggtctccaaactacggcccgcgggccacatccggcccacctaaacaattggagcggctcacttaacgatcccaaacaatccctctaaacatggcctgtttctcaaaattgcattttcctgttataaaatatccacacttaatgactaagcttggcattctaattaaaatctaccttatttacgaactgtttacagtactagctaattttcatcccctcacacaatggtgTATTCCGACatcggcttggaaaggctcggggggcgaaggtggctcacggctccggccgcgagctttacagcgccctcctgcctggacctcgccacttcccggggccgtggacttagtgctcgctgcgccctctccgcaaCTGTCGAATcacaacttatcgcaactttcacttcctcccacaacaaaaatgtaaaaagcaactttcaccgcaatttttttgaaaacctcatgcaacatcagggattttaggccgcaactatttcaagAAAGGccacgaaatcctggtgggactgatatcagttccggttatagactgaccccggtcccccatcacagaaagacaagttgatgtggcccgcactgaaaaaaagtttggggacccctggttTAGAGATACAGAGTTGATTCTGCCAAATCCACATTTCAATATGAGACGACTCAGCAACATTACACTCTGCAGCCTACAGAGTCAAGATTCAACAAGTTTCACAAATCTAATTTCTATTTCAGgtattttgtgtcaaattgaCGGTGTCAGAAAgactcttcctctccctctgttggctttctt includes:
- the LOC109142822 gene encoding leucine-rich repeats and immunoglobulin-like domains protein 2 isoform X1, with translation MQLSALFLCLCLLPQTLGEERVVVEEGSDVILPCSLNGNIESELFEWKKGRMEVFSYDAGIHHNNNHTGQDGWFIGRVSHFQEELRHGNASVKINRIRKVDSGDYTCDFPRLQSIRAVSITLYVLSALLIYPDPEPEMFAFAQETCMAKGVRDFSVTQEDSDGKPLPVDEHQTLDGYRVNITINTTVYGHFHCVIMQKLIDPVISAQIYVHSHDDTIAWIDSPTNISARLQCETNGPAQLEVKWQDSAGNILPAEEHRVSERPGREYITLNTTVNNTGHFLCVVKENNSNYVNFADIGMYIDGAAPTPRVRILEQGVVWTWLQCEAHGVPDLEVHWQDSDGNKLPAEEPQVTKRGGRLYITLDMTVIKRGCFSCVATQKYINHRISSACHVSFGWKTILFVILFPPVLLVNILLGYIVWSMKINFGHGSSDWSGGEWGDGLGGYWDWGGGLDWDFGGGGDCGDGGGGDCDCGGE
- the LOC109142822 gene encoding leucine-rich repeats and immunoglobulin-like domains protein 2 isoform X2, with amino-acid sequence MEVFSYDAGIHHNNNHTGQDGWFIGRVSHFQEELRHGNASVKINRIRKVDSGDYTCDFPRLQSIRAVSITLYVLSALLIYPDPEPEMFAFAQETCMAKGVRDFSVTQEDSDGKPLPVDEHQTLDGYRVNITINTTVYGHFHCVIMQKLIDPVISAQIYVHSHDDTIAWIDSPTNISARLQCETNGPAQLEVKWQDSAGNILPAEEHRVSERPGREYITLNTTVNNTGHFLCVVKENNSNYVNFADIGMYIDGAAPTPRVRILEQGVVWTWLQCEAHGVPDLEVHWQDSDGNKLPAEEPQVTKRGGRLYITLDMTVIKRGCFSCVATQKYINHRISSACHVSFGWKTILFVILFPPVLLVNILLGYIVWSMKINFGHGSSDWSGGEWGDGLGGYWDWGGGLDWDFGGGGDCGDGGGGDCDCGGE